Genomic DNA from Cydia splendana chromosome 14, ilCydSple1.2, whole genome shotgun sequence:
GATGAAGCTATTCCGTCTGTTTTGGCCAAATCGATttctaaattttatgttaattcAGATCGTTTAGTCAAAATTTGTAGCCATTcggccttatttattttaaaatgttgtttGTTGGTTCCCAAATTTACGTACTTGCTCCATTGCTGCCCTATCTGGAAAGTCGCTAGTTTAGTCCAACCTATCGATAGTCTCCTTAAGTCACAACTGGAAACGATTTTGAATGTCCGTTTTAATGAACCGGCTTGGACCCAAGATTCTTTGCCCATTAGGTTTGGCGGTTTAGGAACACGCAAAATATCGAGTATTGCTCTGCCGGCATTCTTGTCCTCAATCCATAGCACGTCTGATCTCGCAGGTAAAATCCTTAAAATAACAAACTGCGAGATCGCGTGCTTGGATGAGGCCAAGAAAGCCTGGCTAGCTAAACTGCCAGATGTTCCACCTAGACCCGAGAGGCAAAGGGCCTGGGACAACTTAGCCCCCACTGCCGTTCTAAAATCCCCAATTGACACTTCGTCGGGAAGGGACCACGCAAGGCTCCTAGCTGTGTCCATTCCAGAGTCTGGACAATGACCCTTTCGATTTCCAACTTCTGAACTCTACGCTAAAGCTATGGCCTGACTGTTCGGCAGTTATTTTTGCACAGTATCGTTTTGCTTACACACAAATCGTCTACACTCATGACTTGTTACGTCTCGCTTCTCAAAAACCGAATCTTTAACCTGCCTGTTCCAAAAGTCTTCTCCGCCTGAGGACCACCTTAAGGCTTCAACCTACAGTGTCATGCTAAAGCATTGTTATCTCAAATCGAAGACAGATCAGTTATTGAGGCCAAAAAGCTTACCTACACTCTTCTTCAGTCACTTAACTACGTGGAAACCGCTAGAAGCTAtactaagtaatattttataatgtacgcaaatatttaagtgtaatttttagtaattttgtaaCTTGCATGCTATACCTATTAAGTAACTAAATCCAGATACTGTACAaatctaaaggcccctgtacacaatgggccagcgccggccagtccaagggacgcagccatgcggtagaatgagataggcTACgatacagaggggctaccgcgaaaaccgtaattcgcaaattgcggggattgttctcttttactccaatgaaggtgtaattagagtgacagagaaaaatgcccgcaatttgcgaacttcgattttcgcggttatatgTAGCCCAGGTCTCACCTAGTGCGGGGGCCCCTGGTAAATATGTAAACCATAgtttattggtaaataaattattttattttactaatgtTATGGCTGCACGCCTATCCATCACCCAACAACGGCACTTTCATCGAGCCAAACACTCAGAATTGCTATCGGACTCCGGGTCGGGGCCGATGTATGCGTGGACCACAGCTGTGCCTCTAGTGGGGCCCCTGTTGGTCGCCTTGGCCACCACGGACTCGCCTGCTCCTcgggcgccggccgcctatCCCGTCACGCCGCGCTCAACGACATCCTGAGGAAAGCGCTCGTCAGCGCCGACGTCCCTGCGGCTCTGGAGCCCCAGATCGCAAGGGATGACGGCAAACGCCCCGACGGGATGTCGTTGATCCCCTGGCGGATGGGCCGGGCGCTGGTGTAggacgccacctgcgcagaTACGCTGGCGGTGTCCTACATTTTAGCCACCAGCAAACAGGCCGGGGCGGCGGCTGACGTCCGAGAACTCTTCAAGGcgaataaatatagttgtctcggCGCATACTACGAATATGTAGCCtttggcgtcgagacactaggtccatggggtaggggggctcggggaCTCCACAAGGTGCTCAGTAAATTCCTAAGGGAGGCCACAGGTGAtcctcgcgcaggcagctttctcgcgcaaagattggccatagcaatccagcgcgggaacgctgcctgcgtgatgggcaccctaccaagggcgcaaaatttttagcttcagttatcttaattgtagttaattttagttttatattcattttagaacacttattatttataataaatgagtttttgtatataccaagtatgaacttaagaaattaataaagtttgtaaTAAACTCACAGGTGTTTTATTTTCTACGATAAAAAGTTTTGAATGAGTTTAGGACGGTTTTTATCGGTTTAGGAAGTCACTATTATCGATTTTTCGCAGCACTACTTTCTATCATGTCGGTTATTATCGTTTCGAGAACTCACTATTATCGATTTTTCACAGGACTGCTTTCTATAAaccatagataaatatatagataatatatttctttatctgtgctataaacaattttctttatGTTGGTATGAATAGATGCTCATCAGTCATACGTCAGTCAAGTCCTGTCAAAACGAACCGTTTGACAAAAACGTACTATGGAGTTCCGCCTCttagaacgtagtgattatatgctctttgcgCATAGCCGAGGAAAACAAAAATCAAGAAcgtgtaaaataattaaattgtatGAGCTTTTTATCTTATTAAGTATGTAAAATGgcagataaaaaaaagaaaatatttctTTCGAAGGTAAGATTATTTCATAGTTTTAAATAGTTACAATATACAATTGTTTACATGTTACATGTTGCAAATCATACTGCTTGTGAAGGCATACATTTTCTAATCTTTCCAGGAGTCTAGTGCTCCAAAAAGGCCAGTTATATTGAAATCAGACCGAGATACTACCAAAGATCCACCGAAAGAAAAAGAAAAGCCGCCAACCATCATTTTAAAGACTCGTGAACAAAGTGCACCAAAAGAAGAGAGACCGCTGAGCCCTAATGTTCAGGCTGCCGAAAATGAGGGGCCTCAACCCTCCAAAATTGCTCAAAATGAGAATAAGGAGAAGAAAattataggtattatatttttttactaattttgtaagtacataatttCATGTCTAAGATTTCTGCTTcaagtagtatttgaaatatattttatgagTTGTCATTAGTCCAATACAACATATATGTACACATTTTCATCCAGAAACTCATTGAGTCTTTTCAATTGCAAATACAGCTATAAATTGCATCAATACAGTTTCATGAAAATTTTATTAGTATAATATCAGAGagatacaattttattatttccaTAAACCCTTATAATAAAAACTCATACTTACAAATTGTAATGGTCTGATAAACTTTTGTAACTGTAAGTTCAATATGTTACTAATTTGCTAATTTCAGAACAGAAGCCAAGTGCACCACTAAAGTACATGACCGAACCTGTGAAGCTTTTGGATGAAAACTTAGAGTTCAACAGTGCGGCACTAGAATTCCTACATGACTCCAGCATTAATTACCTTGTTGTTGGAATAATTGGTAAGAAGACATTTCTGTCACTAAAATCTTGTCACATTGCTTTGCTCATTCTTTAGTAAAATTATTCTCAGTAATTTTTAAACAACAGTCCttcatttattaattaataaataattaactaattaataattaattaataataattttgagtAGAAAAATCTCATTAGCCGGGTCCATACAAAGCGAGCACATGCACAAGGCAATTTCCTTGTgtgtatgctcgctctgtgtggatcCAGCTATTTACATTTACATAGTGAGTTTTTACAGTGAACATGAATATTCAATAATATTCATAGGGAATAATCtgttcaaataaaatatatacatacaacttaaaacaaaatatataggtacttctCTAACAACCTAAACAGATGcattatgaagtatttataaatgtgtTTGAAGATTATTTTCTTCAAACTCACAAAAAGGACATATATGAGACAGCAATAAAATTAAGCCCTCCACTTAAGAGTAAAAATTGatactttttaaaattattttcattgttccttgtcaataaaataatatttgttatttttatttctcaACAGGTACTCAAGGTGTTGGTAAATCTATGATCCTTAACCTAATTGCCCAAAATAACCCAATACCAGATTTGTGTACACAAATCCTAAACTCTCATGAAATACCGACCACCCTCGCTTTTGATGGCAATGATGTCTCATCACTGGAAAATCAAATTGATGGCCTCCACTTTTATGAAACCCCTGAAACTAATGGGACTAATGGGAAGGTGGAAAATAGTTTCTTCAAATTTAAAATGCAAGATATTGACCAGATTGAAAGAGGAGTACACTGCACAAAAGGTAAGGTTTTAAATAAGTCTAGAGAAAGAGTTCTCAACACATTCGCCTGAATCCCTGAGGCAGGCTAGCTAAATGGCAAGACCTGAATGGTATCCTAATCATTAAAGAACCATAATGTCTCCACAAGAATTAAAAATTGCATAGAAATTCTTTTATACACCAAGGGGGGAAAAATAGAGACTTTGCGCTGGAGGGTGTGCCACCTTATGACCTACATCAAAAACTTAAACTTGACAGTGATATTTCACAATGCCCCCTATAGTCACGCACGCTCCCTTGCGTGTAAGAGGGTTAGCCGTTAGCTATCTATAGTTCTATAACTCTCGCGTcaatgatggtccctatgacaATTCCTTCAACCCTCTTTTGATTGGGCTTTATTGGAGAAATATTTTTTACcgtatttatatttcttaattatacaatttctaaataaattaatgtgctAAACTTCACAATAAAAAGTCTACAAAAAATTTACGTGACAACTATTCCATGTTATAAAATGAACAGTCATGACGACCGTCATTCGCCACGAGTGTATGCAGCTCCGTAGATCGTAAACTTAGCCTTACATTAACACATTCCGCCAATAAATATAGGGCTTCTGTCTCTTTCTCCAATTCACGCATGAACCCTATAAAATTTTGGAACTGTTAGAGGTCCTTGACTTTAACAATGAACTAATTAATATACCAATGCATTTCAGGAGTAGACATGTATGTGACGACAGACCGCGTGATACTCCTCGACTGCCAGGCGCTATGGTCACCCTCACTAATAGAGGAGACTAACATCAACCCGATAACAGCCAGGAGCGGGAATGTGGTCACAGTGGACTGTCTCCAAGTTGCATCATTCCTAATGGCGATTTGCCATGTTCTTGTAGCCGTGCAGGACTGGTTTACGGACTACAATTTTATTAGGTAGGCAATATCCATTCCAATTTGAGATTGTCACAATTCAACTAATTATTTTGTATAGAAATTAAGGAATTTCTTTGCCTAAAAGCAAGTTGTACTCTTTCAAATGTCTTACAATATTTGAGTTCTACGCTCTGCTTTATTTATGAGGtatattttttctatgtatCCTTCATTGCACTATAGTCtatttaatatatgtacctaattcttaaaataacttgttaacatttaacaaaaaaaaaaagagccAAATGACAAAAACGCAAGGTAAGGGTTTATGTTTATAGTTTTTCGAGATCCCTATGGAATAAACTATAATTCagtttgtacatttttactctATCTATATTCTAAATCTTCTGCCCGCCTATACCTCATTACCCTGGTCTATTCTAGATATCTCCAAACAGCCGAGATGTTAAAACCGTCCCTATCGGCTTCAAGCTCCGCCAGCTCCGAAGAGGCGTCATCCGGCGAGAGCCACCCCCATTTACTACTTCTACACAACCGCTGTCAACTTGAGGACTACACCCCGGAGGCGGTTAAGACTATGCAGGATTTATACAGGTACTGGCCTATCACTTATCTACGCTTTTcctagggccacttgcaccattcactaaccggGTTAACCTGTTAAACCTGGATTTACCATGGTTActggtacaatttgacactgggctaacggtttaaccggttatccccgggttagtgggatggcgcAAGTGGCGCTTGGACAGTTAAGTACCTAGGTAGTAAGAAGTTATTATGGTTGGCCATGGCGTGTTTGGTTGCGTCCAACTGAGCCGCccacaatacaaaataaatggCAG
This window encodes:
- the LOC134797174 gene encoding nonsense-mediated mRNA decay factor SMG9-like, with the protein product MADKKKKIFLSKESSAPKRPVILKSDRDTTKDPPKEKEKPPTIILKTREQSAPKEERPLSPNVQAAENEGPQPSKIAQNENKEKKIIEQKPSAPLKYMTEPVKLLDENLEFNSAALEFLHDSSINYLVVGIIGTQGVGKSMILNLIAQNNPIPDLCTQILNSHEIPTTLAFDGNDVSSLENQIDGLHFYETPETNGTNGKVENSFFKFKMQDIDQIERGVHCTKGVDMYVTTDRVILLDCQALWSPSLIEETNINPITARSGNVVTVDCLQVASFLMAICHVLVAVQDWFTDYNFIRYLQTAEMLKPSLSASSSASSEEASSGESHPHLLLLHNRCQLEDYTPEAVKTMQDLYRKVFQKSSLQLNSGMYMYSDSNRNGLSADCQGCSLDTCGPPLNLFLLPEIYDDFDNQEIYRGHPTFEELAKRLRWMVLGVNRHPITNVPNLSERAWFQYCAKAWETIRKCTFFMEYERFLP